A genome region from Nitrospinota bacterium includes the following:
- a CDS encoding D-cysteine desulfhydrase family protein, whose product MIFPEKLNLANIPTKIIKLCKLSKIYGANIYLKRDDLTGFLTGGNKIRKLEFFFKDIIQKGCDTVITCGGIQSNHARATAVVARRLGIDPVLILRGDKTSHYSGNLLIDKILGAKVITIDHQEYKRIDSVLKECSIHLKADGKRPYIIPEGGSNGLGSFGYINMMKELKKQMKEMSIEIDSIVHAVGSGGTSAGLVIGKKIYNIKADIYGINVCNDKEYFVKRIYKIIMEAKRKYSIDIDIKSKELNIIDGYKGLGYAISRDEEIELIIEIAREEGIIFDPVYTGKAIFGMLDQLNVDKNRFGENILFIHTGGILGLLTKEKEGKFSQIINSMDNF is encoded by the coding sequence ATGATTTTTCCAGAGAAATTGAATCTTGCAAACATTCCGACAAAGATAATAAAGCTTTGTAAACTAAGCAAGATATATGGTGCAAATATCTATCTCAAGCGAGATGACCTCACCGGTTTTTTAACGGGAGGAAATAAAATAAGAAAATTAGAATTCTTTTTTAAAGATATTATACAAAAAGGGTGTGATACGGTCATTACATGCGGAGGGATTCAATCTAATCACGCGAGGGCAACAGCTGTTGTAGCCAGGAGATTGGGTATTGATCCTGTTTTAATCCTAAGGGGTGACAAGACATCGCATTATAGCGGAAATCTCCTGATTGATAAAATATTAGGTGCAAAGGTGATAACCATAGACCATCAAGAATATAAAAGAATAGATTCTGTACTAAAGGAATGTTCAATTCATCTTAAAGCGGATGGGAAAAGACCATATATAATTCCAGAGGGAGGGTCAAATGGCCTCGGTTCTTTTGGATATATTAATATGATGAAAGAGTTAAAAAAACAGATGAAAGAGATGAGTATTGAGATAGATTCAATTGTCCATGCAGTCGGTTCTGGTGGGACATCAGCAGGCCTTGTCATAGGGAAAAAGATCTATAATATAAAAGCTGATATATATGGTATAAATGTCTGTAATGATAAAGAATATTTTGTTAAAAGAATCTATAAGATCATAATGGAGGCTAAAAGGAAATATAGCATAGATATAGATATAAAGTCTAAAGAGCTGAATATAATAGATGGTTACAAGGGATTGGGTTATGCCATAAGCAGAGATGAAGAGATAGAGTTGATTATAGAGATAGCAAGGGAAGAAGGGATTATTTTTGATCCTGTCTATACAGGTAAGGCAATTTTTGGGATGCTTGACCAACTCAATGTTGATAAAAATAGATTTGGAGAAAATATTCTTTTTATTCATACAGGAGGCATTTTGGGTCTTTTAACAAAGGAAAAGGAAGGTAAATTTAGTCAGATAATCAATAGCATGGATAATTTTTAA